The window CGATGTCTCGGTACCCATCCTCGCCCACGTGCTGCCCTCCAACTCCGACCATCTGCAGCGTGCGGTGGAGCTGGTCGAGCGCACCGGCAAGCGCCGGGTGGGCCTGTTCGGGCTGTCCTTCAAACCCGGCACCGACGACCTCCGCGAGAGCCCGCTCGTCGAGCTGGCGGAGAGACTCTTCGGCAAGGGGTACGACCTGCGGATCTACGACGCCAACGTGAGCCTCTCCCGGCTGATCGGCGCGAACCGCGAGTACATCGAGACCCGGCTGCCGCACCTCGCGCAACTGCTCGCGGAGTCCGTCGACGACGTGCTGGAGCACGCCGAGGTGTGCCTGGTCGGGACCAGGGATCCGGCCGTGCTGTCGGCGCTGCCCCATGGCGACGGCCCGGTGATAGTCGACCTCATCCACCTTCCCGACGCCGACGCGCGCCGGACCGAACCGGGGTACGTGGGCCTTGCTTGGTGACAGATCGTTCGAAGACGCGGCCGGCGCCGACGGGTCCGGCCGTCGCGCGCTGATCCTGGTGGAGAACCTGTCGGTGCCGTTCGACCGGCGGGTGTGGCAGGAGTGCACGACCCTGCGCGACGCGGGCTGGGACGTGCACGTCATCTGTCCCCGGGGGGAGAAGCGGGACACGGAGCCGGAGGCGGTGATCGACGGCGTACGGATCCACCGCTACCCGTTGCGCGCGGCCACCGGAGGCCCGGCCGGCTATCTGCGGGAGTACGGATCGGCGTTGTGGCACACGGCCCGGCTGGCCCGCAAGGTCGGCCCGGTCGACGTGGTCCATGCCTGCAACCCGCCCGACCTGCTGTTCCTGCCGGCGCTGTGGCTGAAGCGGCGCGGCGCGCGGTTCGTCTTCGACCAGCACGACCTGGTACCCGAGCTGTACCTATCCCGGTTCGACCGCGGCCAGGATCTGCTCTACCGCGCCGTGTGCGCGCTGGAACGGCGGACCTACCGGGCCGCGGACATCGTGCTCGCGACGAACGAGAGCTACCGGGACGTCGCGGTGAGCCGTGGCGGCCGGCGGCCCGAGGACGTTTTCGTGGTGCGCAGCGCGCCCCAGACCGACCGGTTCCAACCGGTGCCGCCCGAGCCGGAGTTGAAGCGCGGCAAGCCTCATCTGCTGTGCTACCTCGGTGTCATGGGCCCGCAGGACGGCGTCGACTACGCCTTGCGGGCCCTCGCGAAGCTGCGCGACGAGATCGGGCGGACCGACTGGCACGCGGTGTTCGTCGGCTCCGGCGACGCCTTCGACGCGATGGTGGCACTGTCCCGGCGGCTCGGGCTCTCCGAACAGGTGCAGTTCACCGGGCGCATCCCGGACGCCGACCTGGTGCGCTACCTGTCCACCGCGGACGTGTGCCTCTCCCCCGACCCGCGCAATCCGCTCAACGACGTGTCGACCATGAACAAGGTCCTGGAGTACATGGCGATGGGCCGGCCGATCGTCTCGTTCGATCTCCGGGAGGCGCGCGTCTCCGCCGGTGACGCCGCCGTCTACGCGCCCGACAACGACGAGGCCGCGTTCGCCAAGCTCATCGCGCTGCTCCTCGACGATCCGGAGAAGCGGGCCCGGATGGGCACGATCGGCCAGGAGCGGATCAGCGGGCGGCTTTCCTGGCGGAACTCGCAGGCGTCGCTGCTCGCCGCCTACGCCGCCGCGTGCCGTGACCGCACTCCGGTGTCGGCGAACGACCCGAACAGCACAGGGAAGAGGCAGCGCAGTTGAGCGAAGACACGATCCGCCTGGCCACGATCGGGCGGATTCTCCGTCGGCGGTGGCGGCTTCTCGCCACCCTCGCCGTGGTGGGCGCACTTGTCGGCTACGGCGCCTCGGTGGTGTTCCCGCCGCGGTACACGACGTCGGCATCGGTACTGCTGCCGGGGCAGTGGGAAGAGCGCGAGCTGCTGACTCAGGTGGACATCGCGACCAGTTCGACGGTGATCGACCGCGCGGCCGACGAGCTCGGCTGGCCGGACGTCAGCGGCGCCGAGCTGCGGGATCGAGTGAGCGCCAAGGCCGCCGACGGGAACATCATCAAGATCTCGGGTACGGCCGGCACCCCGGAGCGCGCGCAGCAGCTCTCCGACCAGGTGGCCCGGCAGTTCGTCACCTTCGCCGCGCGGATCGCGGGCGGCACCGACTCCGACGCGGCCACGGCGCCCGAGACGCTGCGGCAGCAGGTGGAGGAGACCAACCGCCGCATCACCGACCTGGCCAAGGCGGCCGATCCGGGGAAGACCGTGGAGAGCGTGCAGGCCCGCACCTCGCTCGAGAAGCTGCGGACCTCGCTGGAGGAGGCCATGACGAAGCTGGACCAGGCCGATCCGGCGAGCAGCCTGGCCGGCATGGTCGTCATGGGTCCCGCGGCCCGGCCGACCGGCGAGGCGCCGCCGACGAGGACGCAGCTCATCGTCGCCGGGGCACTGCTGTTCTTCCTGTTCGCGGTCATCGGTCATCTCGCCGCCGTACGGCTGAATCGCCGGCCGCGCACCGAACCGGAGATCGCCGCGGCCCTCGGCTCGTCGCTGCTCGGCACCGTCGACGTGCCTCATGAACGGCGCGCGCACCGGCCGGAGGACAGCGGTGCACGGGCCTCGATCCGCCGACTCCTCGGCATCGACACCCAGTGGGACCTACCGGCCCCGCTGAGGTCGGTCGACGAGGCCGGCAGGCAGATCCGCTACCGGCGGGTGTGCGCCCGCCTCCGGGACCGACTTCCCTCTCCCCGGAGGCTGTTGGCTGTCGTACCGGACGGCGACGACATCGCCCGCCGGGCCGCCGAGCAGCTCGTCGCCGAGGCCAAGGGCGATCCGCTGCTGCGGGTGGTGGAGGTCTCGGTGGACCGGCCGATGGTGCCGGACCGCGACACCGAGTCCGGTGCCCTGGTCGTACTCAGCGCGGGCAGCTGGACCGCACAGGAGCTCGCCGGCATCGCCGAGGCGTGTGCGGACGGCAGGCACGAGGTCGTCGGCATCGTCGTCGCGGGCACGGTCCGTGCCGTCGAGACAAGGTCTTCCGGCCATCCGCCGGACGGCGACGCTCCCGCACTCGCGGTTCGCGGCCACTCGACGGGAGGTTCAGCGTGACGACGAGCACGACTTCTGAGTCGTCGGCCGCCACTCCGCTCTTCGACCTTCAGGCGCTGGTGGTGGCGGTGCGCAGGCGCCGCCGCCTCTGGTGCGCCATGGCGCTCCTCGGGCTGGTGGCCGGCGGAGCGATGGCGGTCCTGCTGCCACCGCCGCCGAGCGCGGTGACCAAGGTGCTGGTCTCGCACGCGGAGGACCAGCCGAACGACACCGGAACGCTGATCCGCACCGACGTCGCGGTGCTGGGGACCACACGGATCGCCGACCAGGCCCTGCAGGCTCTCAAGTCCCGTGAGAAGCCGGAGGACTTCATGCGGGACTACCGGGGCACCGGCCTGACCAACAACCTGCTGCAGATCGATGTGACAGGTGACAGCGACGCGGAAGCGGTGGCCCGGGCCAAGGCGCTGGCCGATGCGTTCATCGCGGACCATGTGCGACGGATGCGGGAAACCGCGCAGGCCGAGTCCAAGGCACTGCTCGACCAGCGTGACCGCATGCGGGACGAACTCGCCCAGGTCAATGAGGAGATCGGAACCCGAACGCCGGAGAGCGAGCCGACGGCGTCGGCGACCATCGAGACGCTCTTCGCCCGCCGGGCCGAACTCAACTCGCGGATCGCCGATTTCGACCAGCGCGCCGCGGAGGCGCGCACCGGCACGCCCAAGGTCGTCGCCGGCACGCAGATCGTGGACGCACCGCGCGCGGTGCGGCACTCCCTGCCCAGGACCGCCGTCACCAATGCCGCGATCGGGCTCGTCCTCGGGCTCGTCGTCGGGCTCGCCCTTGCCGCGGTCCGCACGGTGGTGGCGGACCGCCCCGTGCTGCGCCGGGACATCGCGGCGAACCTGGGTGCCTCGGTCATCGCCGAACTGCCCCGCCGGTCGGGCAGGCTGTGGCAGCGCCGACGGACCCGGGCGACACGCGAACGGCTCACCGCGCATCTGGCCCGCACCGTGCGCGGCTCCGCGGAACCGGTGTCGCTGCTGGAACTGGGCTGTGCCCGCAGCACGAGCGTGATCGCCCTGGACCTCGCCGGGGCACTGGCGGCGGAGGGGCCGGTGGTCGTCATCGACGGTCTGCCCGGCCCGCAGCTCGCAGGCCGCCGCCAGAAGCCGGGAGCCCCCACCGTGGTCAGCGGCGCGCGTGCCGCGGCGGTGTCGCGTCAGGATCGCCCGATCGGCGTCGGCTCGGTCGCGCCAGGCACCGCGTGGACCGACCTCCAGTACCTCGGCACGCAGACCGTGCTCGTCGTGCGTGCCGGGCACGGCAGCGCCGCATGGCTGCACACCGTGGCGCGGCAGCTCGCGGACCAGCGCATTCCGGTGATCGGT is drawn from Streptomyces liliifuscus and contains these coding sequences:
- a CDS encoding glycosyltransferase family 4 protein; amino-acid sequence: MLGDRSFEDAAGADGSGRRALILVENLSVPFDRRVWQECTTLRDAGWDVHVICPRGEKRDTEPEAVIDGVRIHRYPLRAATGGPAGYLREYGSALWHTARLARKVGPVDVVHACNPPDLLFLPALWLKRRGARFVFDQHDLVPELYLSRFDRGQDLLYRAVCALERRTYRAADIVLATNESYRDVAVSRGGRRPEDVFVVRSAPQTDRFQPVPPEPELKRGKPHLLCYLGVMGPQDGVDYALRALAKLRDEIGRTDWHAVFVGSGDAFDAMVALSRRLGLSEQVQFTGRIPDADLVRYLSTADVCLSPDPRNPLNDVSTMNKVLEYMAMGRPIVSFDLREARVSAGDAAVYAPDNDEAAFAKLIALLLDDPEKRARMGTIGQERISGRLSWRNSQASLLAAYAAACRDRTPVSANDPNSTGKRQRS
- a CDS encoding Wzz/FepE/Etk N-terminal domain-containing protein — encoded protein: MSEDTIRLATIGRILRRRWRLLATLAVVGALVGYGASVVFPPRYTTSASVLLPGQWEERELLTQVDIATSSTVIDRAADELGWPDVSGAELRDRVSAKAADGNIIKISGTAGTPERAQQLSDQVARQFVTFAARIAGGTDSDAATAPETLRQQVEETNRRITDLAKAADPGKTVESVQARTSLEKLRTSLEEAMTKLDQADPASSLAGMVVMGPAARPTGEAPPTRTQLIVAGALLFFLFAVIGHLAAVRLNRRPRTEPEIAAALGSSLLGTVDVPHERRAHRPEDSGARASIRRLLGIDTQWDLPAPLRSVDEAGRQIRYRRVCARLRDRLPSPRRLLAVVPDGDDIARRAAEQLVAEAKGDPLLRVVEVSVDRPMVPDRDTESGALVVLSAGSWTAQELAGIAEACADGRHEVVGIVVAGTVRAVETRSSGHPPDGDAPALAVRGHSTGGSA
- a CDS encoding Wzz/FepE/Etk N-terminal domain-containing protein — protein: MTTSTTSESSAATPLFDLQALVVAVRRRRRLWCAMALLGLVAGGAMAVLLPPPPSAVTKVLVSHAEDQPNDTGTLIRTDVAVLGTTRIADQALQALKSREKPEDFMRDYRGTGLTNNLLQIDVTGDSDAEAVARAKALADAFIADHVRRMRETAQAESKALLDQRDRMRDELAQVNEEIGTRTPESEPTASATIETLFARRAELNSRIADFDQRAAEARTGTPKVVAGTQIVDAPRAVRHSLPRTAVTNAAIGLVLGLVVGLALAAVRTVVADRPVLRRDIAANLGASVIAELPRRSGRLWQRRRTRATRERLTAHLARTVRGSAEPVSLLELGCARSTSVIALDLAGALAAEGPVVVIDGLPGPQLAGRRQKPGAPTVVSGARAAAVSRQDRPIGVGSVAPGTAWTDLQYLGTQTVLVVRAGHGSAAWLHTVARQLADQRIPVIGVVLIDPDPRDRTDGTLWDGLHTALRGQSERSARQNGGGTSHAVQAVGEDLRRTERLPVRAAQGPDNDQEAR